The following proteins are encoded in a genomic region of Hippoglossus hippoglossus isolate fHipHip1 chromosome 3, fHipHip1.pri, whole genome shotgun sequence:
- the LOC117755752 gene encoding sorting nexin-1-like encodes MAASSDRSPPPLPAAEEPEAGATDSDEGEDIFVNNSNPVAVSRGVSQPDRVGEEPPDLFSEEQASNTNTKANGVHSDDDNDLFADAHVKLSTDKSGSSGRKELSTSSGPCPASSVAQSPAPMQATSMEQLEEEEAEDSFDLDVAVTNPEKVGDGMNAYVAYKVSTRTSLAMFSSKTFSVRRRFSDFLGLYEKLSVKQSHHGCIIPPPPEKNVVGMTKMKVGMDDPSSGEFVERRRAALERYLQRIVCHPSLIQDPDVRAFLEREDLPRAVNTQALSGAGFLKMISKASDAVNKMTIKMNESDTWFEDKFQEVENEEQQLRKLHAVVDSLVNHRKELCGNTAVFAKSMAMLGNSEDNTALSRALSQLAEVEDKMEQLHQEQAASDFFIFAELLADYIRLLGTVRACFDQRMRAWQRWQEAQSTLQKKRESEAKLLWANKPDKLQQAKEEITEWESRVTQFERDFDRIGMTVRKEVLRFEKEKAKDFKSQIVRYLEAMLHSQHRLIKFWEAFLPEAKAIA; translated from the exons ATGGCGGCCAGCTCAGACCggagtcctcctcctctccccgcGGCCGAGGAGCCAGAAGCCGGGGCCACCGACAGCGACGAAGGAGAGGACATCTTCGTCAATAAC AGTAACCCTGTGGCTGTGAGTCGAGGAGTTTCTCAGCCAGACCGTGTCGGTGAAGAGCCTCCGGATCTGTTCAGTGAAGAGCAGGCCAGCAACACAAATACCAAAGCCAACGGAGTTCACTCTGATGATGACAACGACCTGTTTGCTG ATGCACACGTGAAGCTGAGCACAGACAAGTCTGGTAGCTCTGGAAGGAAGGaactctccacttcctctggcCCTTGTCCTGCCTCCTCGGTCGCTCAGAGCCCTGCACCCATGCAGGCCACCTCCATGGAGCAG CTCGAGGAGGAAGAAGCGGAGGATAGTTTTGATTTGGATGTTGCTGTCACCAACCCTGAGAAAGTTG GGGATGGCATGAATGCGTATGTGGCCTACAAAGTGTCCACCAGG ACTTCCTTGGCCATGTTCAGTAGTAAAACCTTCTCTGTGAGGAGGCGATTTAGTGACTTCCTGGGTCTTTATGAGAAGCTGTCAGTCAAGCAGTCGCACCATGGTTGCATCATTCCACCACCACCCGAGAAAAATGTTGTAG GAATGACCAAGATGAAGGTGGGAATGGATGATCCGTCATCAGGCGAGTttgtggagagaagaagagcagcTCTGGAGAG ATATCTTCAGAGAATCGTCTGTCACCCATCGTTAATACAAGATCCTGATGTCCGTGCGTTCTTGGAGAGAGAAGAT CTTCCCAGGGCTGTGAACACCCAGGCGCTGAGCGGAGCTGGCTTCCTCAAAATGATCAGCAAGGCATCAGATGCTGTCAACAAGATGACCATCAAGATGAATGAGTCCGACACT TGGTTTGAGGACAAGTTCCAGGAGGTGGAGAATGAGGAGCAGCAGTTGAGGAAGCTTCATGCCGTGGTCGACTCCCTGGTCAATCACAGGAAGG AGCTGTGTGGGAACACAGCAGTATTCGCCAAAAGTATGGCCATGCTGGGGAACTCTGAGGACAACACAGCCCTGTCCCGGGCCCTGTCCCAGCtggcagaggtggaggacaaGATGGAGCAGCTGCATCAGGAGCAGGCAGCCAGTGACTTCTTCATCTTTGCAGAACTGCTGGCCGACTACATCCGCCTGCTGGGTACTGTGCGG GCCTGTTTTGACCAGCGAATGCGGGCGTGGCAAAGATGGCAGGAGGCTCAGAGCACGCTTCAGAAGAAGAGAGAGTCCGAGGCCAAGCTGCTGTGGGCCAACAAGCCTGACAAGCTGCAGCAGGCCAAAGAAGAGATCACTGAG TGGGAGTCGAGGGTCACTCAGTTCGAGAGAGACTTTGACAGGATTGGCATGACAGTACGCAAGGAGGTTCTCAGGTTTGAG aaagaaaaagcaaaggaTTTCAAGAGCCAGATAGTCCGATATCTGGAGGCCATGCTGCATTCTCAACATCGG CTTATTAAGTTTTGGGAGGCGTTCCTGCCTGAGGCAAAGGCGATCGCTTAA